Proteins encoded together in one Polaribacter reichenbachii window:
- a CDS encoding M14 family zinc carboxypeptidase, which produces MKKFLLLFFLSSLSIAAQKVDLSYYLPKNTTYNTNIPTPESVIGHEVGEWHITHDKLVEYMKVLAASSDRISIENRGETYEDRPLLLLTITSAENHKNLESIREKHIEATNSNAVDVSKNPIVVYQGFSIHGNEASGSNAALAVAYYLAAAENIDDLLNNVVILFDPSLNPDGLQRFAYWANTNRSENINPDPNDREYFEIWPRGRTNHYQFDMNRDWLPVQLPESTARIASFHKWLPNILTDHHEMGSNSSFFFQPGIPSRTNPLTPQMNQDLTREIATYHAKALDEIGSLYYSEEGFDDFYYGKGSTFPDINGSIGILFEQGSSRGHAQETVNGILTFPFTIRNQFTAALSTLEAAKSMRVKILEYQQSFYKESRNTGLNKAVVFGDEKDAAKSFHLAEVMKKHKIKIHELKADFTENGKTFKKGYSYVVPMNQKNHRLVKAMFDVRTKFKDSLFYDVSAWTFNHAFGVDYAEDVAISKAGAEITDLKMKSGNVSSKSNYGYLLPWNEFYTPKALNTILQKGIRAKVSMRNFKNGGNSYDYGTIFIPVQNQKLNATDLYNFLNKVADESHTTITGVATGLNDGIDMGSNNFRNITKPKVAMIVGDGVTGNDTGEIWHLFDQRFDMHITRLDTRNLSRMDITKYTHIVIPSSRLEKSAIEKIKTWVKNGGVVVGYKNTASWLASNKMINLSFDKTKRDSVKNITFENKSLFSGAQVIGGAIFEANIDRSHPINFGYKNDKIALFRNSTMFLKADKNSYNNPIQYTAKPLLSGYISKENAKVIPNTVPFKVQRFGRGRVIVFTDNTNFRAFWFGTNKLLMNTIFFGNMM; this is translated from the coding sequence ATGAAAAAATTTTTGCTTTTATTTTTCTTGAGTTCGCTTTCTATAGCTGCTCAAAAAGTAGATTTATCTTACTATTTACCCAAAAACACAACTTACAATACCAATATTCCTACTCCAGAATCTGTAATTGGTCATGAAGTAGGTGAGTGGCATATTACCCATGATAAATTAGTGGAGTATATGAAAGTTTTAGCTGCATCATCAGATCGAATTTCTATAGAAAATAGAGGTGAAACTTATGAAGACAGACCTTTGTTGTTACTTACAATTACATCCGCAGAAAATCATAAAAACTTAGAAAGTATTAGAGAAAAACATATTGAAGCTACCAATTCTAATGCTGTTGATGTTTCTAAAAATCCAATTGTAGTTTACCAAGGTTTTTCTATTCATGGTAATGAAGCAAGTGGTTCTAATGCAGCTTTAGCAGTGGCTTATTATTTGGCAGCAGCAGAAAATATTGATGATTTATTAAACAATGTTGTAATTCTTTTTGATCCTTCTTTAAATCCTGATGGGTTGCAACGTTTTGCATATTGGGCAAATACAAACAGAAGCGAAAATATTAACCCTGATCCTAATGACAGAGAATATTTTGAGATTTGGCCAAGAGGAAGAACCAATCATTATCAGTTTGATATGAATAGAGATTGGTTGCCAGTTCAATTGCCAGAAAGTACTGCAAGAATTGCAAGTTTTCATAAATGGTTACCAAATATCTTAACAGATCATCATGAAATGGGGAGCAATTCTAGCTTCTTTTTTCAACCAGGAATTCCAAGTAGAACAAATCCGTTAACACCACAAATGAATCAAGATTTAACTAGAGAAATTGCCACTTACCATGCAAAAGCTTTAGATGAAATAGGTTCTTTATATTATTCAGAAGAAGGTTTCGATGATTTCTATTATGGTAAAGGTTCTACTTTTCCAGACATAAATGGTAGTATAGGAATTTTGTTTGAGCAAGGTAGTTCTAGAGGGCACGCACAAGAAACTGTAAACGGAATTTTAACCTTTCCTTTTACCATCAGAAATCAATTTACTGCGGCATTATCTACTTTAGAAGCTGCAAAAAGTATGCGTGTTAAGATTTTAGAATATCAGCAAAGTTTTTATAAAGAATCTAGAAATACAGGTTTAAATAAAGCTGTTGTTTTTGGTGATGAAAAAGATGCTGCAAAAAGTTTTCATTTGGCAGAGGTAATGAAAAAACATAAAATTAAAATCCACGAATTAAAGGCTGATTTTACAGAAAATGGTAAAACCTTTAAAAAAGGATATAGTTATGTGGTGCCAATGAATCAGAAAAACCATCGTTTGGTAAAAGCAATGTTCGATGTTAGAACCAAGTTTAAAGATAGTTTGTTTTACGATGTTTCTGCTTGGACATTTAATCACGCATTTGGAGTTGATTATGCAGAGGATGTAGCAATTTCTAAAGCAGGAGCAGAAATTACAGATTTAAAAATGAAATCTGGTAATGTTTCATCTAAAAGTAATTATGGTTACTTATTACCTTGGAATGAGTTTTACACGCCAAAAGCCTTAAATACAATTTTACAAAAAGGAATAAGAGCAAAAGTTTCGATGAGAAATTTTAAAAATGGAGGTAATTCTTACGATTATGGAACTATTTTTATTCCGGTTCAAAATCAAAAATTGAATGCAACAGATTTATATAATTTTTTAAATAAAGTTGCTGATGAGAGCCATACAACAATAACAGGTGTTGCTACAGGTTTAAATGACGGAATTGATATGGGATCTAATAACTTTAGAAACATTACAAAGCCTAAAGTTGCAATGATTGTTGGTGATGGAGTTACAGGTAATGATACTGGAGAAATTTGGCATTTGTTTGACCAACGTTTTGATATGCATATTACACGTTTAGATACTAGAAATTTATCTAGAATGGATATTACAAAATACACACATATTGTAATACCAAGTAGTCGTTTAGAAAAATCGGCAATAGAAAAAATTAAAACTTGGGTTAAAAATGGTGGAGTAGTTGTTGGTTACAAAAACACTGCAAGTTGGTTAGCGAGTAATAAAATGATTAATTTAAGTTTTGATAAAACTAAAAGAGATTCAGTTAAGAACATTACTTTCGAAAACAAATCGTTGTTTTCTGGTGCACAAGTAATTGGTGGAGCTATTTTTGAAGCAAATATAGACAGATCTCATCCAATTAATTTTGGATATAAGAATGATAAAATAGCTTTATTTAGAAACTCTACAATGTTTTTAAAAGCGGATAAAAATAGTTATAATAATCCTATACAGTATACTGCAAAGCCTTTATTAAGTGGTTATATTTCTAAAGAAAATGCAAAAGTAATACCAAATACTGTACCTTTTAAAGTACAACGTTTTGGTAGAGGTAGAGTTATTGTTTTTACTGATAACACCAACTTTAGAGCATTTTGGTTTGGTACAAACAAATTATTAATGAACACTATTTTCTTTGGAAATATGATGTAG
- a CDS encoding YqaE/Pmp3 family membrane protein: MSFFRVLFAIIFPPLSVIDKGCGSFFIIFLLTLCGWIPGVIGALVILNNPKN, translated from the coding sequence ATGAGTTTTTTTAGAGTATTATTTGCTATTATTTTTCCTCCATTATCAGTAATTGACAAAGGATGTGGATCTTTCTTTATCATTTTTTTACTTACCCTTTGTGGCTGGATTCCTGGAGTTATAGGCGCTTTGGTAATTTTGAATAATCCTAAAAATTAA